ACACGATGGTGAATGCTTATGACCCTACAATGTTTATGGCACCCtcctctctcacacacacacacacacgtatgtACCTGCTATGTCCGCGAACTTTTTGAAAAGCGAATTAACACTCGACTCGAAGATCTTGGGGAAGTTGCAACCTGCCCTCCCAAACAGCTCTGAGCAACTGAATGGGAGCGGAATGTTGTCAACTGTTTCCTGTGCCCGTGCCGATAGGGATCCTAACGATTAAACACCAAAAAACCGACAAAACCTATATACTAACGTTATTAATCATCTGTTATCAGTCAATGAGTACGAATGTTACCACTGTCCCACGACATTCGCTATCATAAAAAAACGAGAACCATTGCAGCACaccatgtgtgtatgtgtgagagAGGGGAAGTGCTATAGACAAAGGCTGGCTAACGGAACGCGAGGTTACACGATTCTCTCGCACTGATCTTTACAACAGATAGAGAgatacgagagagagagaaagaacagaacagaacagaaagtGAATGGGAATAACGGAAGAGTTACACTCTTGCTCACCCATTCTTTGGATACACTTTTAATACCTATATTTGAAATCGATAAGAAAATGTTTGGTAATCATTATTAATAATTAGTTATGTTTATGAGCCCAGAAAGGCAAATGAGTGGCACTTTGAAGAGAACCGTATCAGCAAAGATAACGACTGATAGTCAGagaaattaacatttaaactACGCATGCCAATGTATCCGCCTATTGGTAGTGTATTGtgaaaacatacatatacagaaaAATGCTCATATTACATATATGGTATTTTGTTGTACGGTCACACACAAGAATCAATGCGGCCATCCGTCGATATCAACATCAGCTGCTTGGATTGCTATCGATATAAAGAACCGCGAGCGCATATTTCCGTcaaaattgaatatttaattcaattaagttTAATTATTGCATTAATCTCCAAATACATTATGAATTAAACAATGCTCACTTAGGTTTATAACTACCAGCTACTACATACGTAAACTTGATGGCTCCAGTGCACCTTGTAACCATAAACTTAGAAAAAAAACCTATTTTCTTAACCACTTTCCGGAGTTCCGAGAGGAATCAAATCATGAATTTATCCGTTTAGCAGAGTGTTGTGACATGGGTTTACAAAATAACTTGTAGATAATTGAGTTCATTAGCTTGGCTCCTCGACTAAAATTGTAATATCAAATAAgagttaatttattttgtgctCGCTTTTGCGGTTGCAGCCGATCCATAGTTTGAAGCCTTGCTGATCTGTGTCTTCTTGATGGCCTGTCCCATGAGCCAATAGACTGAAATGATgataaaacaattaaataaagtTCAGACAGTGACCATACCATCCCATGCTTACAGAGTCCTAGAATGGAGAGCGAGGTGATGAAGGCCGTCCAGTTGGCAGCCAGCAAGGAATTGATCAGATAGGAGAAGATGAGGGACATCGAGAATATCGCCCAGGCGAAGAAATTCAGGAGCGAGCTTAGCCGAGGCTTTTTCACGTACACCGGAACCTCCTTCACGCCCGAGGTCTTGAAGAAGCTGCCCGTCTCGAGGAAGCTGTCGATAATGCGGTCCTTCTCTACAAACAGATCCTGCAGCCACTTGGCGGCCTCCTTCTCGTCTTCCGGCACCTGCTCCAGCGGGATACGTCTCATCAGCATGTGGGGCTCCACGCTCTTTCCGTTCAGCAGCGACAGCATTGTGGAAGGGGTCTACACAATTATTGGACGGGATTAGGAGTAAAGATTAGAATTAGAGATAATCAAGAAAGGATTAGCGGTATATTTTACCGTATCTGTTGGCCTGTAGGCCAGGTTGATGTCATAGATAACCGGACAGAGGCCACGAATGGGAGCCAAGCTGGCGGTGAATCCCTTGGTGCGCGGAATCAGATGGTGCTTAAGTACTGGCATGCCACGTTCCTGGGCAAACTTGACGGAAGCCTCGTGCTTGGCGGGTGTGAAGCGTGTGCCTTCGGCattgagcagcagccaggtgggatcgggataggaGAACACCACCTTCAGCTGCTCCGTAATGATGGTCTTGTCCTGGTCGAAGTTGCGATTGAGGAAGACAAATTCGGCCAgccaccagccccagcctaTGATGGGCACATACCGGATGGGCTTCTTGGCGTAGGCCTTGCAGTTACCGAGGACATTCAGCTTGTCGCAGATCATCCAACCGTTGAGCCAGTCGATCTCGTACTTGTGGTTCATAATGAGCAGCACGTGCTCCTTGCCAGCGTACTTCTTGTAGTCATCCTCATCCATATAAACGCTCATTTTACTGCCGGCATACCAATCCGCCACAAAGACCAGTTCTAAAAAGGAATGAAAGGGTCAGTCAAATCGGTCAGTGCATTCCAACAGAGACAACAGAGATGTGTACTTACGGGAGTAGAGGGAGTAGCAGGCATAGTACATCAGCTTGCGGAAGAGACGTTTGTTGAAGGGCTTGATGACGAGGTGCATCAGCAGCTGGATAAGGTTGATGCACACCCCGCTCGTGAAGAACGTGAGGGCGATGCACAGGTGGATCAGTCTCAATTGTTTCAGCTTCTCCCACGACACCATATTGAACTAAAAGCAGAAAAGGTTCAATGTTCCAATTATGTTGCTTGCAACCTTTTACGTAACTCAGAAACTCTAAATTGAACTAAAAATAGTAGCACCCCCGATGGGGCAATAAACTTCAGAGGGTACCGCCTGCATAAACCCCCTTTTTATGGCCAAGATGAGCTGCCGTCTTTGTGGTTTTACGGCGAGTGAAAGACGCATCGTTCCGTGCCGTTCCGCACTCACTTTAATGCTTTGTTGATTCGACCACGCGGAAAAGTTGAACGCGAGTTGCACAATTCAGCAGCTGAGGACGGACTGGCTTGAGTAATGGCTAACAAACAGATATTGCAAGATATATATTGGAGGCTATAGACGAATCTAatcagcagtggcagtgagCCCAGGCAGCAACGGGAGTCGCGAGTCCACTATTGATGAATTTGTCCAGTTTATAATTATCATTTATAGCACTCCGTCGTGAACAAAGTCCGTacgatcggatcggatcggaccGGGCGGTGGTAGATACTACTACATTCTACGAAGAGGTCTTCGCGTGCTCCTTCCCACCTCACCCCGCACTATTCCACACACACGTTGTAGCTGTTATTGTGTGTATGCGTATGTGCAAGCGAGGCGTGTGGTGGTGTGACGTGGATTATGGTTATCAtcgccctctctctttctctctagcTCTCTGGCACAGCACCGCCACCCACTATTATCACCAACAAAGTCCAACGCTCGGCGATCTGTCATCTTGGGCTTTGAAGATATTCTTAGACCTCTTATCTTATATATAGACACACTCCTGACCACTTTGCTGTATGGATTCTGCGGATTTCCTTCTCTCTGAGTCTCGCAAACATGTTCATTTAGTGTAGTTAATTTTTGCACTGGCGACTCAATGCCGTCGCCGCCTACACTCCACTAATTTACCTTTTTGGCAATGTTTTTGTGCGAAtttttataattgttatttgtttgctAAGCGTCTAGTGTGCCCGTTTTTTTGCAATAATTCTAAGTGGAACATCTGCGTAGAGCTGGAGAAACATCGGTGTTAACATCTGACATCGATGGTACTCGAAcgatttttgtgttttcgaTGTATCGATATATTTAACATCCCTATCTGCAGCTCTGCAATTTATGCcaaaatttccatttcttaAACAATTTGAAAGTCACAGTGCTGAAAGTAAACGTCGAGTGAAGTTAGAATAGTTACATAAATTTATATCCTGTCTGGATCTTAAATCTCCGCTTGTTTTTGTTGACGAAAACTAGTACGGAAGCTGAGCAAAATTCAACCGGCAGACAGAGACGcttttttttctgcattttgCAAAcgtgagcagcagcagcagtagcggcAGTAGGAGGTGCGAGGTAGTATAGAAATGGGTTTGGGCTTGAGGGGATAGACacgcatatgtacatacctgAACATGGTCATAACCGAGTGCTTATAGGTTTAGTCATGTCCAATTCAGAAATCTACGACCCCTCCAACTCAGATCTGAGCAGCGACGAATACGCCACTGAGGAAGACGACGACGCTCTGATGGATGCCGCCGTCAGTAAGCAACCTCCTCCCCCCAAGGAGACCCAATCGAGCCTCGAGTCCTCCTCGATGCCCGAAAAGGCAAATACCGATGTATTGGAATCGACAAAGCCCCCCGACAGCAGCGTGGAGCTGCCGCTACCGCCGACACCGACGCCGGCACCAAATGACAAGGGCACAAAACCGCCGGCTACTCGCGAGGAAACCCTCCGCCGGATCAAGCAAATTCGAGCAAGGAAAAAGAACATCGGATATTATAAACTCCGCAGTGTTCGATGGTAAGTGTctataaagaaaattaattgaCTTTTGAGGTTATCTATAATTGAAAATCGTTTTCCGATCAGGCTCCGAAAGCTGCATCAATTTCCCAAGAGCAAATTGGAAGCTCTAAAGCAAGTCTTTCCCCTATATAAGGCACACTATAAGCGCTTGGCCGACTACTGGAGCGACAGGGCGGCCTATCGGCAGAAGCTGCTGGCTCGCCAGAGCTGTagcaccagcagccgcagtcgTAGTTACAGTCAGAGCCGCAGCAACAGTCGCTCGCGCTCTCGTTTTCGCTCTCGCAGTGGgagccgcagtcgcagtgaGAGCAACTCGCCGGAGCTCATCTGCTTGGATGACACCGAAAACGAGGACTCGCCGGAGAAGGTGGAGCCGgcccagacagccagacagatgTCGGCCGTGAAGGAGGACAAGGAGAAGTCGATTCCTTTGCGACAGATTGAATTTGACAAGAAACCGCCTCCACTAGCCCCCGAAAACGGCTCCGTCCTAGACGAATTCCTCACCATGAAGCCGCCTTTAAATCAAATTCTGAAACAGCAAGTTGACAAAGAGATAACTGCTTATGAGCTGGCCCAGTTTTCAGCTGCCATGAAACAATTGACGGAGAATactcagcagcagccgaaggaGGAGACGCCCACAACTGTGGCGCCCACTGAGCCCCTTAAGCGCCGTCGTTCGGTAACGCCACCACCACTGACCAGCAGTCAGGAAAAGCGCCCAAGGCAGATGCCTGATcctgatgacgatgacgatgactaTGACCGCATCGAATTTATACCAGTTGTGCAGCCGGCACAGGAGTCTCCAAATCGAGCTTTAGTTACTCCACAGCAGTATGTCCAGCCACAGATGCAGCGGCCACAACAGTCACCCGTTCAGGAaaagccacagcagcagcagctgcagcaaccaTTAAAAGACAagccacagcagccgcagcagcagcagcagacgccgCCGCAGATTCAGACGCAGATACAGAAACGCAAGCCACAGCATCCCCAGCAACATCATCCTCTGCAGCCACAGGTTCCGCAGCCGCATTCGCAGCCATTGCAGCCTAAACCACAGAAGCTCCAGCCGGATCCCAAGATGCAGCATCTGCAGTCACAGCATCCGCAGaatcagcagccgcagcagcagcagccgcagcagacATTGCAACAGAAACCACTGCAGGATCCCAGATTTCCTGTTTTCCAGTTAGGCACGCCCTACTCTCTCGCTCCAGTGGCAGGATCCGGATCAGGAGCCATCCAACAGGCCGTGAACCTGACCGCCATGGCCTACAGCGTGAACACGCCCAGTCCCCAGGCCGTGCCCATGGAGATTTCCTATACCACCGCGAAGCTGCCACAGACTGCTGCCAATCCGATGAACCTCCAGATGCCAACTCAGGCTCACCAGCCACGTGCAACGCCACCAGCCAGTCCCCAGCCTCAGATCCAGCCACAGGCCCAGACATTCGCTGTACCGCAGCAGCCAAAGCCACGCCGCTCAGAGACCGTCTCCACTCAGACCCCAAAAACCGCTCAAGCCCCACAGCCGGCGGCTCAGAATCAGATTCCTTCGACTGCTCAGAACCCTCCGCTGGGACGACCCAAACCACCTCTCATGGATCTCGGAAACGATGATGCCAATTTCCATTACCACCTCCTGTCGCTCTACGAGGAGATGGACACCCAGCTGAAGGCGAAGATATCGCTGGTCAAGCCGGAGCTGAAGGCCCTGGCCAAGGAGCGGGAGCGCATTGAGTTTGAGATGAAGAATCTTGACAGACAGATCCTGAAGCACGAGGAAGAGGGCAATCGCCTGCAATATCTGCGCCTCGTTCAGAACGAGCTGCGAATCCGCCTGGAGCGCAAGGAGCGTCTAGCCATCATCAAAAGCATTGTGCCCAATTTGATCGGCCAGAACTGCAGCATCTCGGAGCTTAGCGAAATGCAGGCGATGTTGGCGCTCAACACTGAGGATGCCGCCGCTGTCAGCATGGAGCGCTGCCTCAACAAGATGGAGCAGAATAGGAGCAACATTGAAGTGCTTCGCTCGTAGGTCAACGACGGATCGCGCTCCTCGAACAAGTCTTAACCCCTGCTGTTTCTCTTTTCAGAGCCTTGGGTCTGAAAGCCCCAGAGAGGGAACCGACTGCTTCTCCCACTCACCGCCAAGCGCCGCGACAGATGGAGGAATTTCCTCAGAATCGCAGTCGCAACTCCTTGCCGGCGCTTCGCGGATCCACACACGTTATCAATAATTTTTTCGATTCGAGGCGCCATTCAGAGGAGAGGTAAGAGAAGTTCACCCCTCTTTTGCTCTAGAGACCTATGCTatccatttattttttgtagaACCGCCCCATCGTCGAATCTGGGGCACATCTCCAGCCAGACCCAGAATTCACAACGGCTGCCCAAGTCGCCAAGCCTGGAGTTTTTGACCGGCAAACAGGGACAGGTCCAGGCCCAGGTCCAGATATCGCCACACCATCGCAGCCAGAGCTCGCTGCACTGCCCGTCCGGGATCGAGAACCTAATGATGCCGCTGTACAACAGCAGTCCCTTGGCCGGCCAGCAGAAAAAGGTACACAAGTGTTATTTAAATACTCTCCCGATTGCCTAACGAACAAAATATTCATTCGTTCTTTAGCACGACGAAATGCATTCCAACTATAATAATGAGTCCTACTCGTCGGGtgggcagcagccacagaccAACACGCAGCCCCAGGGCATAGCTAAGACTTTTGACAATCGCGGTAACAGGCTGCAGACTAGTGGCCCAGGAGAGGGCGTTATCATCTTGAATGGACAGGGGGGGGAACATAACTGCATGGAGTGCGGCAAGAATGAGGCCAATTTCATTTGTGGCATCTGCAAGATGCAGTGCTATTGCAGTCGTGAGTGTCAGGTGAGCATGAACCTGACCTGCCCCTTTAACCACCGAAATGATTCCACTAAACTtcgttttgttcttttttgatCAATTTTCAGCTCCGCGCCTGGGATGAGCACTACCCGCTCTGTGGTCAATAATCAGCTAATCAGCATTACTAGGTCTGCAACTATAACTACAATCAAGATATTATAATCCAGTCGCGTAAGATGCATCGAACATCCTAGACCCAagacatacaaaaaaacattaGTTTCATATTCGATTGCAATGCATAAATAATCATTTTTTTCATTTGTAATCGCTCTCCGCACATCGatcaataaatacataaagaCACTATCGAACTAATCGTATTTTCCAACACCGCTATCGATAGTTCATGTTTGATTGGAGGGCAATGCCTAACGGCTGCTTTTGAAATTAATTCCGTTGTATCCGATCCCTTTTTGAGGCAAGGCAGCACAgaatctacatatgtatgtgtgctaTCCATAATATGGGTTTATTTACTGCGCCTTCGCACCTGGCACAGCAGCTGGATGTCATTGATATGCAGATGGAGCGGCTGCCTCTTAGTCCACGGGCCGCGTCTCAATTTCCGGATGCGCAGCTGCCGGCTGCAGTGCAGCCTGAATTTCAGATTCGGATGCCACACATTCGAGGCGGCGATGGCCGTGTTGGCGCTGGGTGTGACGCATTTATAGGCGTATTGCCACCATAACCGTATGCTTTGCTTGGTACTGTGCTACAATTTAGTGGAcgggggtgtgggtgtgggcagATTGTAAATATTATTGGCCCTAAACAATCAATGTGGGGTTTTTTGGGTGGGGGAAAGACTCACCATATAGACGGGCAAAACGTAGTAACGCTTACACTCGCGTCGCCTGAAGTTGAATGCTATGGGCTGGCGGTGCGTCGACGACACCTTTGTCAGGTGCGACCGAATGGCGCTGGCACTGGTCGAGCGCTGCAGACGCTGGAGCTGGTAAAAGGCACAGAGAacggggcacgggcacggggcCGGTCACGTAATTAGTAATTAGTTTTCCAAACAATTGAACACCTTTTCAAAGCACACAATATTTAATATGCGCAAAATGTTTGCTATTTTGCTTTGAGCTCTACAAAGAATTCGCGCCAAATTTGGCTTGCAAATGATTCGAATCGACTCCGGATTAGGCGCTTTGTTTGCAATCCGCCgattgctggctggctgcctggctggatGGAGTGGGATCCGAACCGGAGTGAGAGTGCGACTGCAGTTGGCCCTGAACCTGCTTATCAAAGCGGTAAGCGGCAAAGCGCCAAGCGGTAAGGGAACGGCAAAGCTAGTCGCACTTATCGATGCGCTGTCTatatacagacatacatacatatacataattGCTGTAAAAATTACAGTTGTAAGCTCCTATTCTCATGGCTTATTTATGCGATCCGACAGCGGAGTCATCCAACTCGAagttgattgcaattaaatCCGCTTATCAGTTTAGAGTCGCGATTCAAATTAACACTATAATCAAATCGAAGCAGCCGCCCCACTCCCgctctccctcctcctctctctctctctctctctctctctgtccgttCTGTCTGTGTTTTAGCGTCCTCGCCGACTAGTCGGTGTACCCTTGTGCAGAGAAGGGTATCACGATTTGGTGCAGACTTTTGCCACGCAATGGAGCAGGAAGCATCTTCGAGCCCAGAAAGTATGCTGTATCTGAATCACATATTACTATACCCTACAGCTTTTACGATTCTTTGtgagaaaatatatttgaatcTCAAGATAATTCCATTGTTACAGGCTTACAGGCTCTTAAGAGTATCTAAATCTTTGTGCCCCCCCTATGGATAGCCTTCCTTttctggtgttttttttttctagtaCAAGTATTAAACAGTTTTACAAGCCGCTAACGCTCAGAAATTGTTGCTAATTAGTTGAACCCGCGCACGCCGGCGCAGCGGACCTTAAAATCGAGCTCCATGGGGTGCGGGATGTGGGTTGCGGGTTGCGGGGGCGCGGGCGCGGGCATTGCCGGCTCTAATAAAGGTGTactgtgactgtgtgtgtgcgtgagtctGCGTCAAGATTGGAGGCAATCGAGCTGAATTAGATGCGGTCGCCGATGGGATGGGGTTGAGGGTTCTGGGGTCGATTGAGTGCAGATCAAGCGATGAgcaatttgttttgttcattgttttctttttaagAAATTAGAAATCAGAAATTAAAAAGGACCTTGAATGCAATTTCTGTGatttaatttgcatacaaaaaaaaaccaagtcGGGGTATTATTTAGTGCATTCCATTCCTCTCTCCACAGCAATCGACTTCGAAAAGTCCCGTTTCATTCGATCACTGAAACAAAACACGTTAAACGCTTTGCTTTGCCTGAAACGATACTATTTGCCTGATGACAGGCGCAATTAAACAAATCTCAACGCTTTCGATTCAAGCGACTTGTGTGCgctttttatttgtaaatatattGTTGGTTTCGATGTTGTACGGTACACGGTACGGTATGTGCATGTGCGTGTCGCGGgctgttgtgtttgtgtttgtgtatcaCTATCTGTGCGAGTAGAGTATCTGGCAGCTATATCTAAGGGGGTGTCGTGTCTCCATGTCTCCCTGTCTCCATGTCTCCCTGgcagtgtttctgtttctgtttgtgtctgtgtttctgtttgtgtctCTCTATGTATGATTCAGCGGCGCCCTCAACCAACTCCCACAACCACAATGAATGGCTGCCGCTGTGTTCCGTTCTGcgtttcagttcagttcattGGGATCGCtggggacgacgacgacgactacgactacgacggTTGCACGGTTCTCGGTTTTTGAATTCGCAATTTTGTTTCGGCTTTTCGGCTTTTGGGTGTTCGGGTGCTTTGGTGCTTCGGGGCTTCGGGCGGTTGTCATTGTTGGGAGAAGACCCTCTCCCAAGTAAAATTCATGTTAATGAATGTTAATTTATACATTTGTAAGAATCTAAAATCTGTTTTTCCATACACAACAATTATTGACTGGCTGCCGTGGCCGCTGGCACTGGCGCTGCTCCCCAAATTCGAATTCGGAAACAGTCGCGCCTGAAACGCCGCCGTGATCGCGCACTGCACTGCtcagctctgctctctctAGAACATTAGTTCCGTtaccccccctccctccccctcgaaaaaggaaaggaataGAAAGGCAATGGATCCCGAGTTTGTGAACAAATATAACCAGGTGCTCAGTCGGTTGAAGCTCATCGAGAACTTCGATGGCAGCGATCCTGCGAAGCTGCCGCCGTTCCTGCAGCGGATCGAGGCCCTGATGCCGGCCATCAACAGCTTCGACGACTACTACAAGGCACAGCTGATAGGACACATCAAGAACAAGTGCACTGAT
The sequence above is a segment of the Drosophila pseudoobscura strain MV-25-SWS-2005 chromosome X, UCI_Dpse_MV25, whole genome shotgun sequence genome. Coding sequences within it:
- the LOC4812404 gene encoding 1-acyl-sn-glycerol-3-phosphate acyltransferase gamma-like isoform X4, which gives rise to MVSWEKLKQLRLIHLCIALTFFTSGVCINLIQLLMHLVIKPFNKRLFRKLMYYACYSLYSQLVFVADWYAGSKMSVYMDEDDYKKYAGKEHVLLIMNHKYEIDWLNGWMICDKLNVLGNCKAYAKKPIRYVPIIGWGWWLAEFVFLNRNFDQDKTIITEQLKVVFSYPDPTWLLLNAEGTRFTPAKHEASVKFAQERGMPVLKHHLIPRTKGFTASLAPIRGLCPVIYDINLAYRPTDTTPSTMLSLLNGKSVEPHMLMRRIPLEQVPEDEKEAAKWLQDLFVEKDRIIDSFLETGSFFKTSGVKEVPVYVKKPRLSSLLNFFAWAIFSMSLIFSYLINSLLAANWTAFITSLSILGLFYWLMGQAIKKTQISKASNYGSAATAKASTK
- the RAF2 gene encoding mediator of RNA polymerase II transcription subunit 12 isoform X3; the protein is MDAAVSKQPPPPKETQSSLESSSMPEKANTDVLESTKPPDSSVELPLPPTPTPAPNDKGTKPPATREETLRRIKQIRARKKNIGYYKLRSVRWLRKLHQFPKSKLEALKQVFPLYKAHYKRLADYWSDRAAYRQKLLARQSCSTSSRSRSYSQSRSNSRSRSRFRSRSGSRSRSESNSPELICLDDTENEDSPEKVEPAQTARQMSAVKEDKEKSIPLRQIEFDKKPPPLAPENGSVLDEFLTMKPPLNQILKQQVDKEITAYELAQFSAAMKQLTENTQQQPKEETPTTVAPTEPLKRRRSVTPPPLTSSQEKRPRQMPDPDDDDDDYDRIEFIPVVQPAQESPNRALVTPQQYVQPQMQRPQQSPVQEKPQQQQLQQPLKDKPQQPQQQQQTPPQIQTQIQKRKPQHPQQHHPLQPQVPQPHSQPLQPKPQKLQPDPKMQHLQSQHPQNQQPQQQQPQQTLQQKPLQDPRFPVFQLGTPYSLAPVAGSGSGAIQQAVNLTAMAYSVNTPSPQAVPMEISYTTAKLPQTAANPMNLQMPTQAHQPRATPPASPQPQIQPQAQTFAVPQQPKPRRSETVSTQTPKTAQAPQPAAQNQIPSTAQNPPLGRPKPPLMDLGNDDANFHYHLLSLYEEMDTQLKAKISLVKPELKALAKERERIEFEMKNLDRQILKHEEEGNRLQYLRLVQNELRIRLERKERLAIIKSIVPNLIGQNCSISELSEMQAMLALNTEDAAAVSMERCLNKMEQNRSNIEVLRSALGLKAPEREPTASPTHRQAPRQMEEFPQNRSRNSLPALRGSTHVINNFFDSRRHSEERTAPSSNLGHISSQTQNSQRLPKSPSLEFLTGKQGQVQAQVQISPHHRSQSSLHCPSGIENLMMPLYNSSPLAGQQKKHDEMHSNYNNESYSSGGQQPQTNTQPQGIAKTFDNRGNRLQTSGPGEGVIILNGQGGEHNCMECGKNEANFICGICKMQCYCSRECQLRAWDEHYPLCGQ
- the RAF2 gene encoding mediator of RNA polymerase II transcription subunit 12 isoform X2 gives rise to the protein MSNSEIYDPSNSDLSSDEYATEEDDDALMDAAVSKQPPPPKETQSSLESSSMPEKANTDVLESTKPPDSSVELPLPPTPTPAPNDKGTKPPATREETLRRIKQIRARKKNIGYYKLRSVRWLRKLHQFPKSKLEALKQVFPLYKAHYKRLADYWSDRAAYRQKLLARQSCSTSSRSRSYSQSRSNSRSRSRFRSRSGSRSRSESNSPELICLDDTENEDSPEKVEPAQTARQMSAVKEDKEKSIPLRQIEFDKKPPPLAPENGSVLDEFLTMKPPLNQILKQQVDKEITAYELAQFSAAMKQLTENTQQQPKEETPTTVAPTEPLKRRRSVTPPPLTSSQEKRPRQMPDPDDDDDDYDRIEFIPVVQPAQESPNRALVTPQQYVQPQMQRPQQSPVQEKPQQQQLQQPLKDKPQQPQQQQQTPPQIQTQIQKRKPQHPQQHHPLQPQVPQPHSQPLQPKPQKLQPDPKMQHLQSQHPQNQQPQQQQPQQTLQQKPLQDPRFPVFQLGTPYSLAPVAGSGSGAIQQAVNLTAMAYSVNTPSPQAVPMEISYTTAKLPQTAANPMNLQMPTQAHQPRATPPASPQPQIQPQAQTFAVPQQPKPRRSETVSTQTPKTAQAPQPAAQNQIPSTAQNPPLGRPKPPLMDLGNDDANFHYHLLSLYEEMDTQLKAKISLVKPELKALAKERERIEFEMKNLDRQILKHEEEGNRLQYLRLVQNELRIRLERKERLAIIKSIVPNLIGQNCSISELSEMQAMLALNTEDAAAVSMERCLNKMEQNRSNIEVLRSALGLKAPEREPTASPTHRQAPRQMEEFPQNRSRNSLPALRGSTHVINNFFDSRRHSEERTAPSSNLGHISSQTQNSQRLPKSPSLEFLTGKQGQVQAQVQISPHHRSQSSLHCPSGIENLMMPLYNSSPLAGQQKKHDEMHSNYNNESYSSGGQQPQTNTQPQGIAKTFDNRGNRLQTSGPGEGVIILNGQGGEHNCMECGKNEANFICGICKMQCYCSRECQLRAWDEHYPLCGQ
- the RAF2 gene encoding mediator of RNA polymerase II transcription subunit 12 isoform X1, whose product is MYIPEHGHNRVLIGLVMSNSEIYDPSNSDLSSDEYATEEDDDALMDAAVSKQPPPPKETQSSLESSSMPEKANTDVLESTKPPDSSVELPLPPTPTPAPNDKGTKPPATREETLRRIKQIRARKKNIGYYKLRSVRWLRKLHQFPKSKLEALKQVFPLYKAHYKRLADYWSDRAAYRQKLLARQSCSTSSRSRSYSQSRSNSRSRSRFRSRSGSRSRSESNSPELICLDDTENEDSPEKVEPAQTARQMSAVKEDKEKSIPLRQIEFDKKPPPLAPENGSVLDEFLTMKPPLNQILKQQVDKEITAYELAQFSAAMKQLTENTQQQPKEETPTTVAPTEPLKRRRSVTPPPLTSSQEKRPRQMPDPDDDDDDYDRIEFIPVVQPAQESPNRALVTPQQYVQPQMQRPQQSPVQEKPQQQQLQQPLKDKPQQPQQQQQTPPQIQTQIQKRKPQHPQQHHPLQPQVPQPHSQPLQPKPQKLQPDPKMQHLQSQHPQNQQPQQQQPQQTLQQKPLQDPRFPVFQLGTPYSLAPVAGSGSGAIQQAVNLTAMAYSVNTPSPQAVPMEISYTTAKLPQTAANPMNLQMPTQAHQPRATPPASPQPQIQPQAQTFAVPQQPKPRRSETVSTQTPKTAQAPQPAAQNQIPSTAQNPPLGRPKPPLMDLGNDDANFHYHLLSLYEEMDTQLKAKISLVKPELKALAKERERIEFEMKNLDRQILKHEEEGNRLQYLRLVQNELRIRLERKERLAIIKSIVPNLIGQNCSISELSEMQAMLALNTEDAAAVSMERCLNKMEQNRSNIEVLRSALGLKAPEREPTASPTHRQAPRQMEEFPQNRSRNSLPALRGSTHVINNFFDSRRHSEERTAPSSNLGHISSQTQNSQRLPKSPSLEFLTGKQGQVQAQVQISPHHRSQSSLHCPSGIENLMMPLYNSSPLAGQQKKHDEMHSNYNNESYSSGGQQPQTNTQPQGIAKTFDNRGNRLQTSGPGEGVIILNGQGGEHNCMECGKNEANFICGICKMQCYCSRECQLRAWDEHYPLCGQ